One Nostoc punctiforme PCC 73102 DNA window includes the following coding sequences:
- a CDS encoding tetratricopeptide repeat protein gives MTQTVESLFDTGLERYKAGEAVDSLIPVFKEVCDRAPKTSAAWICLAWLYLLDNKPNLAYKAAQKAVKLNPQDPQARVNIALAMLETGQKGLREHIDIAQQLIFVNEEWQDEIKNSIEDGLTRKPDWQSLKKVKNWLFEE, from the coding sequence ATGACTCAAACAGTTGAATCCCTGTTTGATACAGGTTTAGAACGCTATAAAGCAGGAGAGGCAGTAGATTCTTTAATCCCTGTATTTAAAGAAGTGTGCGATCGCGCTCCTAAAACAAGTGCTGCTTGGATCTGTTTGGCGTGGTTGTATCTACTCGATAACAAGCCCAACTTGGCTTACAAAGCTGCACAGAAGGCAGTCAAGCTAAATCCACAAGATCCACAGGCTAGAGTCAATATCGCTTTAGCAATGCTAGAAACAGGTCAAAAAGGTTTACGAGAACATATTGACATTGCACAGCAGCTAATTTTTGTCAATGAAGAGTGGCAAGATGAAATAAAAAACAGTATTGAAGATGGTTTGACTAGAAAACCAGATTGGCAGAGTTTGAAAAAAGTCAAAAATTGGCTGTTTGAAGAGTAG
- a CDS encoding SRPBCC family protein, giving the protein MSDWLEHTVQVEVEAPIDLVWSLWSDLEQMPRWMKWIDSVKIPPDNPDISLWKLKTGSLEFNWQSRILKVIPNQIIQWESIDGLPNQGAIRFYDRHNSSIVKMSISYAIPGMIGKIMDNLFLGRIVESTIQADLERFKEYALNVKAN; this is encoded by the coding sequence ATGTCAGATTGGTTAGAGCATACTGTGCAGGTAGAAGTAGAGGCCCCCATAGATTTAGTATGGAGCCTCTGGTCTGATTTGGAGCAAATGCCCCGGTGGATGAAGTGGATTGATTCGGTGAAAATTCCGCCAGATAATCCAGATATATCCCTTTGGAAATTAAAAACCGGCAGTCTAGAATTTAATTGGCAATCCCGAATTCTCAAAGTTATTCCCAACCAAATTATCCAATGGGAATCGATTGATGGTTTGCCTAATCAGGGAGCGATTCGCTTTTACGATCGCCACAATAGTAGCATTGTTAAAATGAGTATTTCCTATGCTATCCCCGGCATGATTGGCAAAATCATGGATAACTTGTTTTTGGGACGGATAGTTGAATCGACGATTCAAGCTGATTTGGAAAGGTTTAAAGAGTATGCGCTCAATGTTAAAGCTAATTGA
- a CDS encoding CopG family transcriptional regulator, whose amino-acid sequence MIMTNKKWAVKRITVNLATQEAEKLEKYCQQTGRPATDVIRELIRSLPVSDDGKDINK is encoded by the coding sequence ATGATAATGACAAATAAAAAATGGGCCGTTAAACGCATAACAGTTAATCTCGCAACGCAGGAAGCGGAAAAACTAGAAAAATATTGCCAACAAACAGGTAGACCCGCAACTGATGTGATTCGCGAACTGATTAGAAGTTTGCCTGTCTCCGACGATGGCAAAGATATAAACAAGTAA
- a CDS encoding FHA domain-containing protein encodes MAKYDTKQILLNHSSTDLSMAAETNENHLLIIEDDQGRKEFSLEQPVYSIGRDRECNIRLMSQFVSRRHATLVRLPREHNSHSYYYRIVDGDAKGKASSNGLMINGRKIPNHDLRNEDEIVFGPQVRAIYYLLKNQYRCQFTRVQHLWKGDEYVPKK; translated from the coding sequence ATGGCAAAATACGATACGAAACAAATCTTGTTAAATCACAGTTCCACCGATTTGTCAATGGCAGCAGAAACTAATGAAAACCATCTACTGATTATTGAAGACGATCAAGGTCGCAAAGAATTTTCTTTGGAGCAACCCGTCTACTCTATCGGTAGAGACCGCGAGTGTAATATCCGTTTGATGTCTCAGTTTGTCTCCCGCCGCCATGCCACATTAGTCAGATTGCCACGAGAGCATAATAGTCATAGCTACTATTACCGGATTGTAGATGGCGATGCCAAAGGTAAGGCTAGTTCCAACGGTTTGATGATTAATGGACGTAAAATCCCAAACCACGATCTCAGAAATGAAGACGAGATCGTTTTTGGCCCTCAAGTCCGTGCCATTTATTACCTTTTGAAAAATCAATACCGTTGCCAATTTACGAGGGTTCAACACCTGTGGAAAGGGGATGAATACGTCCCAAAGAAGTGA
- the cobQ gene encoding cobyric acid synthase CobQ, producing the protein MKSIMVVGTTSHAGKSLLTTAICRILSRRGWRVAPFKGQNMALNAYVTASGGEIGYAQAVQAWAAGVVPWVEMNPILLKPQGDMTSQVIIKGRSVGKVSASDYYEQYFELGWRTIEESLQHLGTEFDLLVCEGAGSPAEINLKHRDLTNMRVAKYLNAPTMLVVDIDRGGAFAHVVGTLELLEPDERALIKGVVINKFRGQRSLLDPGIKWLEERTGIPVIGVIPYLQEVFSTEDSLDLLERQSSSSKAQTDLNIAVIRLPRIANFTDFDPLESESTVSVKYLSPKQDLGHPDAVIIPGTKTTIADLLLLQKSGMAEAIQHYAASGGTVLGICGGYQMLGQIIADPEGIEGQAGRFQGLNLLPIRTVITGQKIARQRQVSSNYPQQGLPVNGFEIHQGRSRIEQQGIDPQSYHALFDDINLGLVDSCQSVWGSYLHGLFDNGPWRRAWLNRLRQQRGLKSLPTGVANYREQREQILDSLATEVESHLDLTPFLS; encoded by the coding sequence ATGAAATCAATTATGGTGGTGGGGACAACATCCCACGCAGGGAAATCACTTTTAACCACAGCTATTTGTCGCATTCTGTCGCGGCGTGGCTGGCGAGTGGCTCCCTTTAAAGGTCAAAATATGGCTTTAAATGCTTATGTTACTGCCAGTGGTGGAGAAATTGGCTATGCCCAAGCAGTGCAAGCTTGGGCTGCGGGAGTCGTGCCTTGGGTAGAAATGAACCCAATTTTACTCAAACCTCAAGGGGATATGACTTCTCAAGTAATTATCAAAGGTAGGTCTGTAGGGAAAGTAAGTGCCTCAGATTACTACGAGCAATATTTTGAACTGGGGTGGCGGACAATTGAAGAATCGCTACAACATTTAGGAACAGAATTTGACTTATTGGTTTGTGAAGGTGCCGGTAGTCCAGCAGAGATTAACCTCAAGCACCGCGATTTAACTAATATGCGAGTGGCAAAATATTTGAATGCACCAACAATGTTAGTAGTTGATATCGATCGGGGTGGTGCTTTTGCCCATGTGGTAGGAACCTTAGAGTTATTGGAACCAGATGAACGCGCTCTAATTAAGGGTGTAGTAATTAACAAATTTCGAGGACAGCGATCGCTCTTAGATCCGGGGATAAAATGGTTAGAAGAACGCACAGGTATTCCTGTTATCGGTGTTATACCCTACCTGCAAGAAGTGTTTTCAACCGAAGACTCCCTGGATTTGCTAGAACGTCAATCGTCGTCAAGTAAAGCCCAAACAGACCTCAACATTGCCGTTATCCGCTTACCCAGAATTGCCAATTTCACCGATTTCGACCCCCTGGAATCAGAAAGCACAGTTTCAGTGAAATACTTAAGCCCTAAGCAAGATTTAGGACATCCTGATGCCGTAATTATCCCAGGCACAAAGACCACAATTGCTGATTTACTACTGCTGCAAAAAAGCGGTATGGCAGAAGCTATTCAACACTATGCTGCCTCTGGCGGAACCGTTTTAGGTATCTGCGGTGGCTATCAGATGCTCGGTCAAATCATCGCCGATCCAGAAGGAATAGAAGGACAAGCTGGCAGATTTCAAGGGTTAAATCTTTTACCAATTAGAACCGTAATTACCGGACAAAAAATCGCCCGGCAGCGCCAAGTTAGCTCAAATTATCCACAACAGGGCTTGCCAGTCAATGGCTTTGAAATTCACCAAGGGCGATCGCGCATCGAGCAGCAAGGGATAGATCCTCAATCCTACCATGCCCTATTTGACGATATTAATTTAGGATTAGTGGATAGTTGTCAATCGGTGTGGGGAAGTTACCTCCACGGGCTTTTTGATAACGGCCCTTGGCGACGCGCTTGGTTAAATCGCCTCCGTCAACAGCGCGGTTTAAAATCTTTGCCTACTGGTGTTGCTAACTACCGAGAACAGCGAGAGCAGATTTTGGATTCCTTAGCCACTGAAGTAGAAAGCCATTTAGACTTAACTCCATTTTTGTCTTAA
- a CDS encoding TIGR01777 family oxidoreductase, whose translation MKVAITGATGFVGSILVQRLHGKGHKIVVLTRNTAFAQKVFPSEAFPNVEIVAYTPNTSGSWQSVIASCDGVVNLAGEPIGEGRWTPERKQEILNSRKLGTQKIVEAIANANPKPTVLINASAIGYYGTSETANFDETSQSGNDFLAQVCQAWEAEATKVKDAGVRLVILRFGIVLGNGGALGKMIPPFKLFAGGPIGSGRQWFSWIHVDDLVNLIMQALTKSEIEGVYNATAPNPVRMADLSQTLGQVMNRPSWLPVPAFAIEALLGDGAIVVLEGQQVLPKRTVETGFEYKYPNLQSALRQILA comes from the coding sequence ATGAAAGTAGCAATTACTGGAGCAACAGGATTTGTCGGTAGTATTTTGGTACAACGACTCCACGGAAAAGGTCATAAAATAGTAGTATTAACTCGGAACACCGCTTTTGCTCAAAAGGTTTTTCCATCTGAGGCTTTCCCCAATGTAGAAATTGTTGCCTATACACCAAATACATCTGGTTCTTGGCAAAGTGTCATAGCTAGTTGTGATGGCGTAGTTAATCTGGCAGGAGAACCTATTGGTGAAGGGCGCTGGACACCAGAACGCAAACAAGAAATCCTCAATAGCCGAAAGTTAGGCACACAAAAAATAGTTGAAGCAATAGCCAACGCTAACCCCAAGCCAACTGTGTTAATTAATGCTTCGGCTATTGGCTACTATGGCACCAGTGAAACGGCAAACTTTGATGAAACAAGCCAATCTGGTAACGATTTTCTCGCCCAGGTCTGCCAAGCCTGGGAAGCAGAGGCGACAAAAGTAAAAGATGCTGGTGTACGACTGGTAATTCTGCGTTTTGGGATTGTTCTGGGCAATGGTGGGGCTTTAGGTAAAATGATTCCGCCTTTCAAACTCTTCGCTGGCGGTCCCATTGGCAGTGGTCGGCAATGGTTCTCATGGATTCACGTAGACGATTTAGTTAACTTGATTATGCAAGCTTTAACTAAATCGGAAATAGAAGGCGTATACAATGCTACTGCCCCTAACCCAGTTCGAATGGCAGATTTAAGCCAAACTTTGGGACAAGTGATGAATCGCCCTTCTTGGTTGCCCGTTCCGGCTTTTGCGATCGAAGCTCTTTTAGGAGACGGGGCTATAGTAGTTTTAGAAGGTCAGCAAGTCCTTCCTAAGCGCACCGTGGAAACAGGATTTGAGTACAAATATCCTAATTTACAGTCAGCACTAAGACAAATTCTTGCGTAG
- the zds gene encoding 9,9'-di-cis-zeta-carotene desaturase, producing the protein MRVAIVGAGLAGLATAVDLADAGCEIEIFESRPFVGGKVGSWVDGDGNHLEMGLHVFFGCYYQLFDLMKKVGVLENLRLKEHTHTFINKGGRTGGLDFRFFTGAPFNGLKAFFTTSQLSLQDKLQNAIALGTSPIVRGLVDFNGAMKTIRNLDKISFADWFRSHGGSNGSIKRLWNPIAYALGFIDCENMSARCMLTIFQLFAVRTEASVLRMLEGSPSEYLHKPILEYLEARGTKVYTRRQVREIQFIESNEQTRVTGIAVAQGDAVETITADAYVFACDVPGIQRILPQEWRKWSEFDNIYKLDAVPVATVQLRFDGWVTELNDKEQRKQLNHAAGIDNLLYTADADFSCFADLALTSPADYYRPGQGSLLQLVLTPGDPFIAQGNEAIAQHVLKQVHELFPSSRELNMTWYSVVKLAQSLYREAPGMDAYRPNQKTPVDNFFLAGSYTQQDYIDSMEGATISGRRAAKVILESLKR; encoded by the coding sequence ATGCGTGTTGCAATCGTAGGTGCGGGACTTGCTGGACTAGCAACCGCAGTAGATCTAGCTGATGCTGGTTGTGAAATAGAGATTTTTGAGTCTCGTCCGTTTGTGGGTGGTAAAGTCGGCAGTTGGGTTGATGGAGATGGCAACCATCTAGAAATGGGGTTGCATGTTTTTTTCGGGTGCTACTACCAACTATTTGACTTGATGAAGAAAGTGGGGGTGTTAGAGAACTTACGCCTCAAGGAACATACCCACACTTTTATTAATAAAGGGGGACGCACTGGTGGTTTGGATTTTCGCTTCTTTACAGGTGCACCTTTCAATGGCTTAAAGGCATTTTTCACGACTTCTCAACTATCGTTGCAGGATAAATTGCAAAATGCGATCGCTTTGGGTACTAGTCCAATAGTTCGCGGATTGGTAGACTTTAACGGGGCGATGAAAACCATCCGCAACTTAGATAAAATTAGCTTTGCCGATTGGTTTCGCAGTCATGGTGGGAGTAATGGCAGCATTAAGCGGTTATGGAACCCTATTGCTTACGCTCTGGGATTTATTGATTGTGAAAATATGTCTGCCCGTTGTATGTTAACCATATTTCAGTTATTTGCGGTCAGAACTGAAGCTTCAGTTTTGCGAATGCTGGAAGGTTCTCCATCTGAATATTTGCACAAGCCCATTTTGGAATATTTAGAAGCCAGAGGCACTAAAGTTTATACGCGTCGGCAAGTGCGAGAAATTCAGTTTATAGAGTCAAACGAACAAACCCGTGTCACTGGTATAGCAGTTGCCCAAGGTGATGCAGTCGAAACGATTACTGCTGATGCTTACGTTTTTGCCTGTGATGTTCCAGGAATTCAACGTATCCTACCCCAGGAATGGCGTAAGTGGTCAGAATTTGACAATATTTACAAACTGGATGCAGTACCAGTGGCTACAGTGCAGTTACGCTTCGATGGTTGGGTAACAGAACTCAACGATAAAGAGCAACGTAAACAGCTAAATCACGCGGCTGGAATTGATAATTTACTGTACACAGCCGATGCTGATTTTTCGTGTTTTGCGGATTTAGCGTTAACTAGCCCTGCTGATTATTATCGCCCAGGACAGGGATCTTTGTTACAACTAGTGCTGACACCGGGAGATCCGTTTATTGCACAGGGTAATGAAGCGATCGCACAGCATGTCCTCAAGCAAGTCCATGAACTGTTTCCTTCGTCGCGGGAGCTAAATATGACTTGGTATAGTGTAGTAAAACTTGCTCAGTCTCTCTACCGAGAAGCGCCAGGGATGGATGCATATCGTCCCAACCAAAAAACACCAGTAGATAATTTCTTCCTTGCAGGGAGCTATACTCAGCAAGATTATATTGACAGCATGGAAGGTGCTACTATTTCTGGACGGCGGGCGGCAAAAGTGATTTTGGAGAGTTTGAAGAGATAA
- a CDS encoding iron-sulfur cluster assembly accessory protein — MTQAIQSQQRGILLSEAALHQVKSLRDKQGTDFCLRVGVRQGGCSGMSYMMDFEDTSKITPQDEVFDYDGFKIVSDRKSLLYLYGLMLDYSDAMIGGGFQFTNPNANQTCGCGKSFGV, encoded by the coding sequence ATGACACAAGCAATTCAGTCTCAACAACGCGGAATTCTGTTGAGCGAAGCCGCATTGCACCAGGTAAAATCCCTCCGAGACAAGCAAGGCACAGACTTCTGCTTACGGGTAGGAGTCCGTCAGGGTGGCTGTTCTGGGATGTCTTACATGATGGACTTTGAAGACACTAGCAAGATCACCCCGCAGGATGAAGTTTTTGACTATGATGGCTTCAAAATTGTCAGCGATCGCAAGAGTCTCTTATATCTCTACGGTTTAATGCTCGATTACAGCGATGCCATGATTGGTGGTGGCTTTCAATTTACTAACCCTAATGCCAACCAAACTTGCGGTTGTGGCAAGTCATTTGGGGTTTAG
- a CDS encoding DUF6930 domain-containing protein yields MTSFNRSTSRRLKKLTQIPSVWEGDRRPLSSPNQHSNSEEKGECILWVDYSQGVVRGMDVVASDVGPEAIVRTLMRAMEHPHSPARPARPQRIVVKDREIQFYLRGVLQDLDIAIDYAPELPLIDELFRGFADILDSQTPDLPPQYAQILREKAFAIWQAAPWEFLEEQQILSIEINKWDVGTLYASVMGMLGMEYGILFYRSEDSLKQFRTAVLQDEESTEHLEEAFLKQDCLFLTFESADEDEDEDDDEESDLADLPLSEIDPTFGNIHPLEGLRSVLYDEEALVIFVAIESLIRFIRDHRRHLHEDIFPTLSRRYRISLPQSEESIKSVAVTVSTMPQLAAELEEMAGFGDDDEEIDNLNSANFQSLQDDLIPEDSFLSLGVVSWEMLDHLRKGVTYHKAGEIKQVGDGLPVILIQTSRPKAKTVIERIEAAGGLRAICFNPGADPFDGDRYDLGLLQTQNGELFLFGEFLDEDPIHVEARKKWNQRCKNTKGYCGLIIAKGLTGASRGNPQLRDMMALFETRSLSPKDLGIGTLQLMPQLKLE; encoded by the coding sequence ATGACAAGTTTTAATCGCTCTACCAGTCGTCGCTTGAAGAAATTAACTCAAATTCCTTCTGTATGGGAGGGCGATCGCCGTCCGTTGTCATCACCAAACCAGCACTCAAACTCTGAGGAAAAGGGAGAATGCATTCTTTGGGTAGATTACTCTCAAGGTGTTGTCAGAGGAATGGACGTGGTAGCTTCAGATGTTGGTCCAGAAGCAATAGTTCGTACTTTAATGCGAGCAATGGAGCATCCCCACAGTCCGGCAAGACCTGCTAGGCCCCAAAGAATTGTAGTCAAAGACCGCGAGATCCAATTTTACCTGCGGGGAGTGCTGCAAGATTTGGATATCGCCATTGACTACGCACCAGAACTGCCTTTAATTGACGAACTATTTCGCGGGTTCGCTGACATCCTCGATAGTCAAACCCCTGACTTACCCCCACAGTATGCACAAATCTTGCGAGAGAAAGCATTTGCAATTTGGCAAGCAGCACCTTGGGAATTTTTGGAAGAACAGCAAATTTTGTCAATCGAGATTAATAAGTGGGATGTTGGCACACTCTACGCCTCAGTCATGGGAATGCTGGGAATGGAGTATGGGATTTTGTTTTATCGCTCAGAAGACTCTTTAAAACAGTTTCGCACCGCAGTTTTACAAGATGAAGAATCAACGGAGCATCTAGAAGAAGCGTTTCTCAAGCAAGATTGCCTATTTCTGACCTTTGAGAGTGCTGATGAAGACGAAGATGAAGATGATGACGAAGAAAGTGATTTGGCGGATCTGCCATTATCAGAAATTGACCCCACTTTCGGTAATATCCACCCCTTAGAAGGACTGCGGTCTGTTTTGTATGACGAAGAAGCGCTGGTAATCTTCGTTGCCATCGAAAGCCTAATCCGCTTTATTCGCGATCACCGCCGCCATTTGCATGAGGATATCTTCCCTACCCTCAGCCGTCGTTATCGCATCTCTCTGCCGCAGTCGGAAGAATCAATTAAATCTGTGGCTGTGACAGTCTCTACCATGCCGCAGTTAGCAGCAGAATTAGAGGAAATGGCAGGTTTTGGTGACGATGATGAGGAAATTGATAACCTTAACTCCGCAAACTTCCAATCATTGCAAGATGACTTGATACCGGAAGACTCCTTTCTCAGCTTAGGCGTAGTGTCCTGGGAAATGTTGGATCACCTCCGTAAGGGGGTAACTTACCATAAGGCTGGTGAAATTAAACAAGTGGGTGACGGTTTGCCGGTGATTTTAATTCAAACTTCTCGCCCCAAGGCTAAAACTGTAATTGAAAGAATTGAAGCAGCAGGCGGGCTGAGAGCAATTTGCTTTAATCCAGGTGCCGATCCTTTCGATGGCGATCGCTACGATCTGGGTTTATTGCAAACTCAAAATGGTGAATTGTTCCTATTTGGTGAATTTTTAGATGAAGATCCTATTCATGTAGAAGCCCGAAAAAAATGGAATCAGAGGTGTAAAAATACTAAGGGCTACTGTGGCTTAATCATTGCTAAAGGATTAACAGGAGCTTCCCGTGGCAATCCTCAGTTACGAGACATGATGGCTTTGTTTGAAACGCGATCGCTTTCACCGAAAGATTTAGGTATTGGCACTCTCCAACTCATGCCCCAACTCAAATTGGAATAG
- a CDS encoding IS4 family transposase — protein MPDILSLLQCLLPQINATTMRQLNQIILAMLALSGRVTMLGIARWAGDGGSYRTMGRFFSTVIPWATLFWLFFRQHLWRKNDVYLLAGDEVVVSKSGKQTYGVDRFFSSLASKPINGLSFFVLSLVSVEGRQSFPIGIEQVIKSDAQINNTLPIKKVKAKEKRGRGRPKGSKNKNKTEVILTSELLLIKKMINSLFELVANFIPLTYLVVDGHFGNNNALQMVRQVNLHIISKLRHDSALYIPYENPDSNKRSRRKYGEKLDYRNLPEKYLCKSDIEDGIQTDIYQATLLHKEFAQSLNVVILVKTNLKANIRSHVILFSSDLDLTADRIIDYYKLRFQIEFNFRDAKQFWGLEDFMNLSQTAVTNAANIAFFMVNLSHHLLADFRKHNPGSGIIDLKAYYRGFRYVHEMLKILPQKPEPILLAQIFAKLTSLGRIHPLSTGVEPS, from the coding sequence ATGCCCGATATCTTATCACTCCTGCAATGCCTGCTACCGCAGATAAACGCGACAACGATGCGGCAATTGAACCAAATTATCCTGGCAATGTTAGCTCTAAGTGGTCGAGTCACGATGTTGGGAATTGCCCGTTGGGCAGGTGATGGCGGTAGCTATCGGACAATGGGGAGATTTTTTTCTACAGTAATACCTTGGGCAACATTGTTTTGGCTGTTTTTTCGTCAACATTTGTGGCGAAAAAATGATGTGTATTTGCTTGCAGGAGATGAAGTTGTAGTTAGTAAATCGGGGAAGCAAACTTACGGAGTAGATAGATTTTTTTCTAGCCTGGCTAGTAAACCAATTAATGGTTTATCTTTCTTCGTATTGTCATTAGTAAGCGTAGAAGGAAGGCAATCATTTCCGATTGGAATAGAACAGGTAATTAAAAGTGATGCCCAAATAAATAACACCTTGCCAATCAAAAAAGTAAAAGCTAAAGAGAAACGTGGACGGGGACGACCGAAAGGCAGTAAGAATAAAAACAAAACCGAAGTGATATTAACATCTGAACTCTTGTTAATTAAAAAGATGATTAACTCACTATTTGAGCTAGTAGCTAACTTTATCCCCTTGACATACTTGGTAGTAGATGGTCATTTTGGTAACAACAATGCCTTGCAGATGGTACGACAAGTTAACTTGCACATAATTTCCAAGCTGCGCCATGATTCAGCATTATACATCCCTTATGAAAATCCTGACTCGAATAAACGTTCTCGTCGTAAATACGGGGAAAAACTAGACTACCGTAATCTACCTGAGAAATATTTGTGTAAAAGTGATATTGAAGATGGAATTCAAACTGATATTTATCAAGCTACTCTTCTTCACAAAGAATTTGCTCAGTCTCTCAATGTAGTTATTTTAGTCAAAACTAATCTTAAAGCCAATATACGTAGCCATGTAATTTTATTTTCCAGCGACTTAGATTTGACGGCTGACAGAATTATTGACTATTACAAGCTTCGTTTCCAAATCGAGTTTAATTTTCGGGATGCCAAGCAATTCTGGGGCTTGGAAGATTTTATGAATCTGAGCCAAACTGCTGTGACTAATGCTGCTAATATTGCATTCTTTATGGTCAATTTATCCCATCATCTTCTAGCTGATTTCCGTAAACATAATCCTGGTTCTGGCATTATTGACCTGAAAGCTTATTACCGTGGTTTTCGATATGTTCATGAAATGTTAAAAATACTTCCTCAAAAGCCTGAGCCTATTTTACTAGCCCAAATTTTTGCCAAGCTCACTTCTTTGGGACGTATTCATCCCCTTTCCACAGGTGTTGAACCCTCGTAA
- a CDS encoding 2Fe-2S iron-sulfur cluster-binding protein: MIVRVHFLPDDVTVDAEVGEAILDVADRAGVFIPTGCLMGSCHACTVELEDGEIIRACITAVPTREKLTINLFSDPTW, from the coding sequence ATGATTGTTCGTGTCCACTTTTTACCAGATGATGTGACGGTAGATGCCGAAGTGGGAGAAGCCATTTTGGATGTAGCAGACCGGGCTGGAGTATTTATTCCCACCGGTTGTCTAATGGGGTCTTGTCACGCTTGCACCGTCGAATTAGAGGATGGAGAGATCATCCGCGCTTGTATCACCGCAGTACCGACACGCGAGAAATTGACGATTAATTTGTTTAGCGATCCCACTTGGTAA